The genomic DNA ATTCAAGATAATATATGGTATATAGAAGAAAATTCTTATCTAGATAATAAAGAAATTGTATTTCTTTGGAAGATAAGTAGTAAAGTTGGTTTTTTGAGTAATTGTATTGTTGATAGTATACATAAGAAAAGCCCTGTACCTTTAACACAGACTGATATTGCTAGAGTTTTAAAAAGAACTAAAAATAATGTGAATCCAATTATTAAATCTTTAGTTGATAAAGGGATTTTAGCAGTTTCTGAGGTAGGTGTTGATGGTAATAACGCGAGAGCAAATGCATATTTTGTTAATCCTAACATTATGTTTGCAGGAGATAAAGATGATGTTAATCAAACTTTAAGGGCAATGTTTAGTAGAGTACCAAAGGAATTAAAAAAGTTACCTATAAAATTATTTTGAAGATACTAATATTTTTAGTATCTTTTTTTATTAAATACGTGTAATTTTGGAGTTCTTAAAATCAAGAACTAAAGTTCTTAAAATTAAGAACAGCCAAAAATGCTTTGAAGTATTGATATTACTGGTTTTTTTATACTTTTATAGGTGTGTTCTATCTCACTCTCTATATAAGGCTAAAAGTTCCGCAAGGAACAGGTAGTATTTTTAAGCAAACTACGCTTAAAAATCTCCACCTTTGCTAGAAAAAAGTCGCCTCGTTAATCCTCGGCTAAAGTCGAAGACTTTTCTTTTTTCTAGCATCCTTGCG from Bacillus thuringiensis includes the following:
- a CDS encoding MarR family transcriptional regulator — protein: MKKIVDFSEVEKNARLRDIDNSKILTEEEMEMANDLQAKANARGMKLVPERKIKSKVRFAQLIQDNIWYIEENSYLDNKEIVFLWKISSKVGFLSNCIVDSIHKKSPVPLTQTDIARVLKRTKNNVNPIIKSLVDKGILAVSEVGVDGNNARANAYFVNPNIMFAGDKDDVNQTLRAMFSRVPKELKKLPIKLF